The nucleotide sequence AAGGTACGGGTTTAGACGTTACATTCACATATTAGATATGCAAAAACGAATCAAAAGCAACAGACATTCTAAATTTTTCTGTTAATTTTGCAAATGATGAGTAATCATAAATTTATATATAGTATTTTATTCAGCCATCGGATTATTCTCCTCTTAGGAATTGTCATTCTGTTTTCGGGATGCGCCAACGAAGATGAACCGGAACAAGGATCTGTAAACCGTACGGTACTGATTTATATGTTGTCGAACAACAACTTAGGATCAACATACCGTTTCGATACGCAAAATATCAACGACATGTTACAAGTCGCTGCATCGGGAGGTCTAAATGGAGGAAATCTCATTATTTACCGCGACGGATACGATACAAATCCCCAGCTTATACAGATTAGGAAAAACGAATCTGGTTCGGCTGAAAAAGCGATTATAAAGGAATACCCGGACCGTAACTCGGCTACCACGGAAGTCATGCGTTCGGTAATCGACGAAACGAAAGAACTATTTCCAGCGAAAGAATACGGATTGATACTTTGGTCTCACAGCACCGGCTGGGCTCCGGGAAACTCCTCGTTAGCTCTTTCACCGGCTCGACGGTACGAATTGCCCACACGCTCTTTCGGGCAAGACGGAAAAAATTATATGGAAATAGACGAACTAGCAGAAGCTATACCCGATAAACAATTCCACTTTATTCTCACGGACGTTT is from Barnesiella intestinihominis YIT 11860 and encodes:
- a CDS encoding clostripain-related cysteine peptidase, with product MMSNHKFIYSILFSHRIILLLGIVILFSGCANEDEPEQGSVNRTVLIYMLSNNNLGSTYRFDTQNINDMLQVAASGGLNGGNLIIYRDGYDTNPQLIQIRKNESGSAEKAIIKEYPDRNSATTEVMRSVIDETKELFPAKEYGLILWSHSTGWAPGNSSLALSPARRYELPTRSFGQDGKNYMEIDELAEAIPDKQFHFILTDVCFMGGIECAYQLRNKTDYYIGSAAEVLGAGMPYSLTIPKLFDYHLDLKDVCNTIYTYYNAQSGAYRTSTVGLVDCHRLEALADSIHEIFEAHRNDAMPDISNIQHFDRQPPYICFDLQDFLSQIATPDENTGLEQALSQAILYHAATPSVMGDVSIYKHCGLSCYILGTGNTTLDRYYTTLDWYKRVYPDNN